A single window of Vanessa tameamea isolate UH-Manoa-2023 chromosome 5, ilVanTame1 primary haplotype, whole genome shotgun sequence DNA harbors:
- the LOC113404465 gene encoding dual specificity protein phosphatase MPK-4-like, translated as MAKQIADVQIHASENDNLEDDNLDISVDLIDDGLYLGNLACARDHKTLENLKVTHILTIDLVPLPRSILDRSQLTFKFMKLADVPKEDLISHLPESNDFIKEAISNGGTVLVHCYFGVSRSAAVVIAYVMEKYGLCYEDAFVLVKSKRRFIGPNVGFVAQLKLFGHMGYRINRDDPRFKQFRLKMAGQKLKQVKILPQLFADLVKPDPGLIRERPDPVVYRCKKCRRIVANQSNIIPHLPKHIKVELAKKNIRPQPSKQTALNCVENGQLLIEKLKSLACQIMDSEIEVDDSSDETSPGKSDNSFLDSDEGPSQVLDGYNENNMVDANIAARADSPEICRLMWFVEPMTWMKDVQNSPQGKLHCPKCANKIGSFSWVMGCKCPCGQKVAPAFYLVPSKVEWSNIVQNVQITV; from the exons ATGGCAAAACAAATAGCGGACGTACAAATCCATGCTTCGGAAAACGATAATTTAGAGGACGATAACTTGGATATTAGTGTGGATCTGATTGATGATGGACTCTATttag GTAATCTTGCATGTGCAAGAGATCATAAAACATTAGAAAATCTAAAAGTCACACACATCCTTACAATAGACCTGGTGCCTCTACCGAGGTCTATACTGGACAGGAGCCAACTCacctttaaatttatgaaat TGGCCGATGTACCCAAGGAAGATCTAATCAGTCACCTACCAGAGAGCAATGATTTCATCAAGGAAGCAATTTCAAATGGGGGAACAGTACTCGTTCATTG ctACTTTGGTGTTTCACGCTCCGCAGCTGTAGTCATAGCATATGTGATGGAGAAATATGGTCTTTGCTATGAAGATGCATTTGTCCTTGTAAAATCCAAAAGACGTTTCATTGGTCCAAATGTTGGCTTTGTAGCCCAACTCAAACTGTTTGGGCACATGGGCTATCGAATAAATAGGGATGATCCAAGATTCAAGCAATTTAGATTGAAAATGGCAGGACAGAAGTTAAAACAAG TAAAAATATTACCCCAACTGTTTGCCGATCTTGTCAAACCTGACCCTGGGTTGATCCGCGAACGACCAGACCCTGTAGTGTACCGCTGCAAGAAGTGCCGCAGGATAGTCGCAAACCAGAGCAATATCATACCTCACTTACCAAAGCATATTAAAGTGGAACTGGCCAAGAAAAATATTCGACCACAGCCGAGCAAGCAGACTGCTCTAAATTGTGTTGAAAATGGTCAGCTCTTGATAGAGAAGTTGAAAAGCCTCGCTTGTCAGATAATGGACAGTGAGATTGAAGTTGATGATTCCAGTGATGAAACCAGCCCGGGTAAGAGTGATAATAGTTTCTTGGACAGCGATGAAGGACCCAGTCAG GTCCTAGATGGTTACAATGAAAATAACATGGTCGACGCTAACATAGCGGCTCGGGCGGACAGCCCCGAGATCTGCCGCCTCATGTGGTTCGTGGAGCCGATGACTTGGATGAAGGATGTGCAGAACTCTCCCCAAGGAAAGCTGCATTGTCCCAAATGTGCCAACAAAATCGGCAGCTTCAGTTGGGTCATGG